A stretch of DNA from Streptomyces sp. NBC_01197:
GTGGACGGCCTTCACGAAGAAGCCGTCGGAGCCGAGCTCGTCCAGGACGTCCTGGCCCATGCGCGTCATCGTGCGCATCGAGACGGCGACGTACGCGGAGTCGGTGATCTCCACACCGATCGCGGAGAGCGGCGAGCCCACCGGGCCCATGCAGAACGGCACGACGTACATGGTGCGGCCGCGCATCGAGCCGCGGAACACACCGCCCTGGCCGCCCGAGCCGGAGAAGATCTCACGCATCTCCGCGGGAGCCTTCCAGCGGTTCGTCGGGCCGGCGTCCTCCTCCTTGGCGGAGCAGATGAACGTACGGTCCTCGACGCGCGCCACGTCCGACGGGTCGGATGCGGCGTAGTAGGAGTTCGGGCGCTTGATCGGGTCGAGTTTCTTGAACGTCCCCTTGGCCACGAGCTCGCCGCACAGGCGCTCGTACTCGGCTTCGGATCCGTCACACCAGACCACACTGTCCGGTTGCGTCAGCTCGGCGATCTCGTTCACCCACGAGATCAGTTCCTGGTGCTGGGTCGGAAGGACAGGGGGAGCCGCGATGTCGCGCGCCACGATTGCTCCAATGCACGTATTTGATGGGGTTGAGGGTTGTTCGCCCCTTGGGGGCTACGGCCCGGATGCTTCGTAGCCGCTCATCCGGTGCCGCTCGCACTCATCTGATGATCCGCGCAATCCGCCCATCTGTCCAGAGGGTCTCTCACGTGAGCGTCGCCACTCTCGACACCGCCCGCGCCGATCCCGCCGTCCCCCGCTGCCCTGACCGTCCCCGCCATCCCCGCCATCACGAGCCCGGCCTACCGCGAACCCGGGAACCTACGGGTACGTAGGTAGCATCGCCATATGACTCCCGCCGCCCCAGAAGCGTCCGCGCTCACCCCGGAGAGCCTCCAGCCGGTGAAACCGCTGCTGCGCGGCTGGCTCCATGCCGGGATGTTCCCTGCGGTGATCGTCGCGGGGCTCGTGCTCGTGGCCCTCGCCGACTCCACCCGCGCCCGCGTCGCCTGCGCGATCTACATCCTCACCGCCTGCATGCTCTTCGGGGTGAGCGCCGTGTACCACCGCGGCACCTGGGGCCGCACCGGCGAGGCCATCCTGCGCAGGCTCGACCACGCGAACATCTTCCTGATCATCGCGGGCACCTACACACCGCTGACGCTGCTCCTGCTGCCCGGGTCGACGGCCGCGCCGCTGCTCTGGGCGGTCTGGGGCGCGGCGCTCGCCGGAATAGCGTTCCGGGTCTTCTGGGTCGGTGCGCCGCGCTGGCTGTACACGCCCTGCTACATCGCGATGGGGTGGGCCGCGGTCTTCTTCCTGCCCGACTTCATGCGGGCGGGCGGGGTGGCCGTCCTCGTCTGCGTCATCGTCGGCGGGCTGCTCTACAGCGCGGGCGGCGTGATCTACGCGCTCAAGCGCCCGGACCCGTCACCGCGCTGGTTCGGTTTCCACGAGGTGTTCCACTCGCTGACGCTGGCCGCGTTCATCACGCAGTACGTGGCGATCTCGCTGGTCGCCTACTGACGGCCCCACCGCACACACCAGTGGCCGGGACCTGCCCCCTTCGGAGCGAAGGAGACGGGCCCCGGCCACAGTTGTCACTACGCGCCCTGTTGCTGCCCGCCCAACTGCCCGGCCAGCACGGCCGGATCGGGCGTCGGCGCGCTGCAGGTGAAGTTCCGGCAGACGTACGCGGCGGCGCGCCCGTCGATCAGCGGCCGGTCCACGAGGAGCGGGAACTCGTCGCTGCCGCTCTCCCCCGCGGCGACCACCGCGCCCGGGGCGGTGGCCAGCAGGGCGGTGCGGTGCAGGGCCGACGTACCGGCGTCACCGGCGGGCCCCACGACCGCCACCTCGCGCGGCCCGTCGAGGGCGGCTTCCGCCACCGCCAGCCCCCAGCCGATGAAGCGCGGCGCCCGCGGGCCGAGCGCCTTCACCACACCGAGCGCCCGTTCGGCGGCGGTGCGATGGGCCTCGGAGCCGGTGTGCGCGGCGTACGAGAGCAGTGCTCCGGCGGCGGCGGTCCAGCCCGACGGGGTCGCACTGTCGGTCGGGTCCTGGGGGCGGCGGATCAGCGGCTCGGCGTCGTGCGCGGTGTCGTAGAGGGTGCCTTCCGCACCGGTGAACTGGTCGAGTACGAGATCGAGCAGGAATCCCGCGAACTCCAGCCAGACCCCTTCCCCGGTGACCCCGGCCAGCGCGAGGAACCCCTCGGCGACATCGGCGTAGTCCTCCAGGACACCGGAGTTGGCACCGGCCCGGCCGTCCCTGGACGTACGGGAGAGCCGGGCGCCGACGCCCATGTGCAGCCGCACCAGCAGATCGGCGGCCTCGGTGGCGCGCTCGACCAGGTCGGGACGGTCGAAGTAGGCGCCGGTCTCGGCGAGGGCCGCGACGGCCAGGCCGTTCCACGCCGCGACGACCTTGTCGTCCCGGCCGGGCCGGGGGCGCAGACTCCGCGCGGCGAGCAGCCGTTCGCGCAGCTCGGCGGGGACGTCGTCGCCCGGCAGCTGGAGGACGGACGCACCCTCCTCGAACGTCCCCTCATCGGTGACCCCGTACAGCACCGCGGCCCGCTCACCGTCCTGCTCGCCCAGCGCCTCACGCAGCTGGGCCGGTGTCCAGACGTAGTAGGCACCCTCGACATGCCGGCCGTCCGCGTCCTCACTGTCGGCGTCCAGCGCGGAGGCGAACCCGCCCTCAGGGGTACGCAGTTCGTTGGCGATGAAGTCGGCGGTCTCCAGGGCCACTCGGCGTGCCAGATCCGATCCGGTGGTCCGCCAGAGGTGTGCGTACACGCGGCAGAGCAGGGCATTGTCATAGAGCATTTTTTCGAAATGGGGCACTTTCCACTCCCGGTCCACGGAGTACCGCGCGAACCCGCCGCCGAGTTGGTCGTACATCCCGCCGCGTGCCATGGCTTCGCAGGTGTCGGCGGCCATCTGGAGGGCGCCGTCGGAACCGGTACGTGCGTGGTGGCGCAGCAGGAACTCGACGGCCATGGACGGCGGGAACTTGGGCGCGCCGCCGAACCCGGCGTTGCCGGCGTCGTATTCGCGGGTCAGCGCGAGCAGCGCCCGCGCGAGGTCGTCCGCGCCGGGCGGGCCGCCCGCCGTCTGAGTGAGGGAGCGGCCCGCCAGATCCTCCACCACCTTGGCGGCGACCCCGTTCACCTCGCCGCGCCGGTCGGTCCAGGCAGCTGTGACGCCTTCGAGCACCTGCCGGAAGGACGGCATTCCATGGCGGGACTCGGGCGGGAAGTAGGTACCGAAGTAGAAGGGCTCCCCGTCCGGCGTCATGAACACGGACATGGGCCAGCCACCCTGCCCGGTGGCGGCCTGGACGGCCTCCATGTAGACGGCGTCCACATCGGGCCGCTCCTCGCGGTCCACCTTGACGGACACGAAGTGCTCGTTCAGGTACGCGGCGGTCTCACCGTCCTCGAAGGACTCGTGCGCCATGACGTGACACCAGTGGCAGGCGCTGTACCCCACACTCAGGAAGACGGGGACATCCCGCCGCCGGGCCTCCTCGAAGGCCTCCGGCGTCCAGGGCCACCAGTCGACCGGATTGTCAGCATGCTGAAGCAGATAAGGCGAGGTCACACCAGCCAGCCGGTTCATACGGTCAGCCTCTCACAGCGACCAGCGACCGTCCCTGCGGAACCATCTGACAGTGCTGTCTCCTCCTGCTCCTCATGACAGGCCGGTCCCTCATGACGGCCGATTCCTCATGACGGCCGACTCCTCACGGCAGGCCGGGGAAGCCGCCTCCAATGAACCCCTGCGTCCCGACGACGGCGAGGAGGTCCAGCTTGCCGGCGCTGTCCGTGCCGAGGGCGGGAGTGAACCAGAGCAGACGTTGCCGGCCGTCCTCGCTGAACAGGTTGAGGCAGTTGACGTCGAGCAGGCCGAACGCGGAATGGTTGATGCGCTTACGGTCGGACCGGCGGAAGGCGACGTCATGCTCGGCCCAGAGCTCGGCGAACTCGGGCGAGCGGGAGACGAGGTCCGCGATCAAGGTCCGGGCCCCAGGGTCCTTCGCGTCACGGCGCGCCGCGGCAGCACGCAGATCGGCTACGAACGTGCGGGACTGCGTCTCGTGATCCTCCTCGGGATAGATCCGGCGCGCGTCGGCGTCCGTGAACCAGCGGTAGACGAAGCTCGCGCTCTTTCCCCGGAACCCTGACTGGTCACCGAGCAGCGCGACAGCGAGGGGATTCTGCACGAGAGTGACGTGCAGATCGGTGATGACCTGCCCCGGGACCGAGGTCAACCGGGTGAGCAGGTCCATCATGCCGGGATGGACGTGCGATGCCGGCCCGTGCCCGGCCGGGACCGGGCGGCCGGCGAGGCGGTAGCAGTAGTCGCGCTCGTCGTGGGTCAGCCGGAGCGCCCTGGAGATCGCGGCGAGCATCTGCTCCGAGGGCTGCGACCCCGCGCCCCGTTCGATCTCGTTGTAGTAGTCGACCGATGCGCCCGCGAGCTGAGCCACCTCGTCCCGGCGCAACCCCGGCACGCGCCGTCGCGGCCCGGCCACGAGGCCCACGTCCTCGGGACGGATCCGCTCACGCCGGGAGCGGAGAAACGCGCCGAGCTCCGCGTATTTCAGAGAACCCATGACGTGAGTGTGCAGGAGAAACGGGCTGCGGATCCAGGGGATGACGTCCCCTGTCATAACCGGCCAGAACGCTGAATGGTGGTCCTGTGGATTCCACTGGCATTCCACGTAACGAAAGGAAATCTCATGCCCTTCGCCAATATCAAGGTTCCGGCCGACACTCTGACGGACGGTTCCAAGAAGAAGCTGCAGGACGCCGTT
This window harbors:
- a CDS encoding helix-turn-helix transcriptional regulator, with the protein product MGSLKYAELGAFLRSRRERIRPEDVGLVAGPRRRVPGLRRDEVAQLAGASVDYYNEIERGAGSQPSEQMLAAISRALRLTHDERDYCYRLAGRPVPAGHGPASHVHPGMMDLLTRLTSVPGQVITDLHVTLVQNPLAVALLGDQSGFRGKSASFVYRWFTDADARRIYPEEDHETQSRTFVADLRAAAARRDAKDPGARTLIADLVSRSPEFAELWAEHDVAFRRSDRKRINHSAFGLLDVNCLNLFSEDGRQRLLWFTPALGTDSAGKLDLLAVVGTQGFIGGGFPGLP
- a CDS encoding thioredoxin domain-containing protein, which gives rise to MNRLAGVTSPYLLQHADNPVDWWPWTPEAFEEARRRDVPVFLSVGYSACHWCHVMAHESFEDGETAAYLNEHFVSVKVDREERPDVDAVYMEAVQAATGQGGWPMSVFMTPDGEPFYFGTYFPPESRHGMPSFRQVLEGVTAAWTDRRGEVNGVAAKVVEDLAGRSLTQTAGGPPGADDLARALLALTREYDAGNAGFGGAPKFPPSMAVEFLLRHHARTGSDGALQMAADTCEAMARGGMYDQLGGGFARYSVDREWKVPHFEKMLYDNALLCRVYAHLWRTTGSDLARRVALETADFIANELRTPEGGFASALDADSEDADGRHVEGAYYVWTPAQLREALGEQDGERAAVLYGVTDEGTFEEGASVLQLPGDDVPAELRERLLAARSLRPRPGRDDKVVAAWNGLAVAALAETGAYFDRPDLVERATEAADLLVRLHMGVGARLSRTSRDGRAGANSGVLEDYADVAEGFLALAGVTGEGVWLEFAGFLLDLVLDQFTGAEGTLYDTAHDAEPLIRRPQDPTDSATPSGWTAAAGALLSYAAHTGSEAHRTAAERALGVVKALGPRAPRFIGWGLAVAEAALDGPREVAVVGPAGDAGTSALHRTALLATAPGAVVAAGESGSDEFPLLVDRPLIDGRAAAYVCRNFTCSAPTPDPAVLAGQLGGQQQGA
- the trhA gene encoding PAQR family membrane homeostasis protein TrhA, translating into MTPAAPEASALTPESLQPVKPLLRGWLHAGMFPAVIVAGLVLVALADSTRARVACAIYILTACMLFGVSAVYHRGTWGRTGEAILRRLDHANIFLIIAGTYTPLTLLLLPGSTAAPLLWAVWGAALAGIAFRVFWVGAPRWLYTPCYIAMGWAAVFFLPDFMRAGGVAVLVCVIVGGLLYSAGGVIYALKRPDPSPRWFGFHEVFHSLTLAAFITQYVAISLVAY